A window of Eubacteriaceae bacterium ES3 contains these coding sequences:
- a CDS encoding DUF374 domain-containing protein codes for MKWINHVISRIISKSMYSYSRLVYHSSQIRLNGLDTIREDEDEKVVFVFWHGDSFCLYPAFSGHELSVITTINRRGDFIADACRRFGYRPVRLPDEHQENFDLLAIVRMLSNSKTDLAIALDGPLGPYHIPKEFPIVMAHLLKRKIVPITVNVKRKVVIKHRWDDFKIPLPGNEIELVFHQPIRLKQADKYEKYFSVMDAIKRYS; via the coding sequence ATGAAATGGATTAATCATGTAATATCTCGAATAATTTCAAAAAGTATGTATTCGTACAGCCGATTGGTTTATCACAGCAGTCAGATCCGGCTGAATGGTCTGGACACTATTCGTGAGGATGAGGACGAAAAAGTGGTGTTCGTTTTCTGGCATGGTGACAGTTTCTGCCTCTACCCTGCTTTTTCAGGCCATGAGTTGTCAGTAATTACAACTATTAACCGAAGAGGTGACTTTATTGCCGATGCTTGCCGGCGTTTTGGATATAGGCCCGTTCGTTTACCCGATGAACATCAGGAGAATTTTGACCTGCTGGCAATTGTCAGAATGCTTTCCAACTCTAAAACCGACCTGGCTATTGCTCTTGATGGCCCCCTTGGTCCCTACCATATTCCCAAAGAGTTTCCAATTGTTATGGCTCATCTGCTGAAGCGAAAGATTGTGCCAATTACCGTTAATGTAAAAAGAAAAGTCGTTATAAAACATCGTTGGGATGATTTTAAGATCCCTCTTCCCGGTAATGAGATTGAACTTGTTTTTCATCAACCTATTCGCCTTAAACAGGCTGACAAATATGAAAAATATTTTTCTGTTATGGATGCTATTAAAAGATACAGTTAG
- a CDS encoding TetR/AcrR family transcriptional regulator, which yields MNLLIDGLIDLMNERPYEKISIKDICEYSGVSRQTFYNLIETKEALLRSCIRNVFDEIIKKQTYEMDANMSILIFVQAFYENQKLVDCLIRDHQEMIFVQVFIASIRDLTALFEHKDNQTSYIYYKMAYYAGGLSQLLFWWMKDPKRVSSEVLVEILKGLDLPYFDLTE from the coding sequence ATGAATTTATTAATTGATGGATTGATAGATTTAATGAACGAAAGACCTTATGAAAAAATCTCCATTAAAGATATTTGCGAATATTCTGGTGTTTCCAGACAAACATTCTATAATTTAATTGAAACAAAAGAAGCGCTTTTAAGGTCTTGCATTAGAAACGTTTTTGATGAAATAATAAAGAAACAAACATATGAAATGGATGCTAACATGTCTATTTTGATCTTCGTTCAGGCATTTTATGAGAATCAGAAGCTGGTAGATTGTTTGATTCGTGATCATCAAGAAATGATTTTTGTTCAAGTTTTTATCGCATCGATTCGCGATTTAACTGCTTTGTTTGAGCACAAAGATAACCAGACTTCATATATTTATTATAAAATGGCATATTATGCAGGAGGGCTCTCTCAACTTCTTTTTTGGTGGATGAAAGACCCCAAAAGAGTTTCATCAGAGGTGCTGGTTGAAATCTTAAAAGGGCTAGATCTGCCATACTTTGATCTGACTGAATAA